A stretch of Paenibacillus mucilaginosus 3016 DNA encodes these proteins:
- the plsY gene encoding glycerol-3-phosphate 1-O-acyltransferase PlsY, with product MTSWLSLLIGYLLGSISFSFLAGKLLKGIDIRQHGSGNAGATNTLRVLGKGPGIAVLLLDVLKGIAAVWIGNALSGGDTLIMVLSGVSVIIGHNWPVFFGFKGGKGIATTIGVMATLAFLPSLFAGLIAIAAIVFTRYVSLGSLLFTALLPLFIWGMDRSVEVLVLSLLLFVFAWVKHRTNIVKLLQGKENKLGSKKPS from the coding sequence GTGACAAGCTGGTTGTCGCTGCTGATCGGGTACTTGCTCGGCTCGATCAGCTTCAGCTTCTTGGCGGGCAAGCTGCTCAAAGGAATCGATATCCGCCAGCATGGAAGCGGGAATGCGGGGGCGACGAATACACTGCGTGTGCTCGGCAAGGGGCCGGGCATCGCCGTACTCCTGCTCGACGTGCTGAAGGGGATTGCCGCCGTCTGGATCGGAAATGCGCTCAGCGGCGGTGACACCCTCATCATGGTGCTCTCCGGCGTGTCCGTCATCATCGGGCACAATTGGCCGGTATTTTTCGGATTCAAGGGAGGCAAAGGGATCGCCACGACGATCGGTGTCATGGCCACGCTGGCTTTTCTTCCGTCCCTGTTCGCCGGGCTTATCGCCATTGCGGCCATCGTCTTCACACGGTACGTGTCCCTCGGTTCCCTGCTGTTTACCGCACTGCTTCCGCTCTTTATCTGGGGAATGGACCGTTCCGTTGAAGTACTTGTGCTCAGCCTGCTGCTGTTCGTCTTCGCGTGGGTGAAGCACCGGACCAATATCGTGAAGCTCCTGCAGGGCAAGGAGAACAAGCTTGGATCCAAGAAACCTTCCTAA
- a CDS encoding NAD(P)H-dependent glycerol-3-phosphate dehydrogenase, with protein MSNSTKVAVLVAGSWGTAIASVLAANGHEVLLWSRSEDQVREINTERRNRRFLGEAVLSEQIRATTSMQEAAEGAKAVFIVAPSSAMREIASQLRPHLGPEAILVHATKGFETGTLKRMSEVLADEMQGMDPARIVVLSGPSHAEEVIQQCPTTVVVASQDKEAAEAAQALLINPYFRVYTTPDVVGIEVGGALKNIIALGAGLSDGLGFGDNAKAALMTRGLAEIARLGVAMGANPLSFAGLAGVGDLIVTCTSKHSRNWRAGSMLAQGLSLSEVLSRMGMVVEGVKTTQAAHKLSRQYGIEMPITDELYLLLFEGKEPRSAVEDLMGRDPTHESVQVAESTRTGWN; from the coding sequence ATGTCCAATTCCACGAAAGTCGCCGTGCTCGTGGCCGGCAGCTGGGGGACGGCAATTGCCTCCGTTCTCGCGGCCAACGGTCATGAGGTGCTGCTCTGGTCCCGCAGCGAAGATCAAGTCAGAGAGATCAACACGGAGCGGCGCAACCGCCGCTTCCTCGGGGAGGCGGTGCTCTCCGAGCAGATCCGTGCCACCACTTCGATGCAGGAAGCGGCGGAGGGGGCCAAGGCCGTATTCATCGTTGCGCCTTCCTCGGCGATGCGTGAGATCGCTTCCCAGCTTCGGCCCCATCTCGGTCCGGAGGCCATCCTGGTGCATGCGACCAAAGGCTTCGAGACCGGCACCCTGAAGCGGATGAGCGAGGTGCTGGCCGACGAGATGCAGGGGATGGACCCCGCACGCATCGTCGTCCTCTCGGGGCCGAGCCATGCCGAAGAGGTTATCCAGCAGTGTCCGACGACCGTCGTAGTCGCTTCGCAGGACAAGGAAGCGGCCGAGGCGGCCCAGGCGCTGCTCATCAACCCGTACTTCCGCGTGTACACCACGCCGGATGTGGTGGGTATCGAAGTCGGCGGCGCCCTCAAGAATATCATCGCCCTCGGCGCCGGGCTGTCCGACGGGCTTGGCTTCGGCGATAATGCCAAGGCGGCGCTGATGACCCGCGGGCTCGCGGAGATCGCAAGACTTGGCGTGGCGATGGGCGCCAATCCGCTGAGCTTCGCCGGTCTGGCCGGGGTGGGCGACCTTATCGTCACCTGCACAAGTAAGCACAGCCGCAACTGGCGGGCCGGTTCGATGCTGGCCCAGGGGCTGTCGCTCAGCGAGGTGCTCAGCCGGATGGGGATGGTCGTCGAAGGCGTCAAGACGACCCAGGCGGCGCACAAGCTCTCCCGCCAGTACGGCATCGAGATGCCGATCACCGATGAGCTGTACCTGCTCCTCTTCGAGGGGAAAGAACCGCGCTCCGCGGTCGAGGACCTGATGGGCCGCGATCCGACGCACGAGTCGGTCCAGGTGGCCGAATCCACCCGCACCGGTTGGAACTAA
- a CDS encoding stage VI sporulation protein F: MSGNNKNMPKDVLNVVKKKTGKNVSEKDIYKLASGVKPTTVQSDAQLKQLIKQVAGLVNVPVSEQTMNELIQAIKTSKMNTNNMEQLMKMIMKK; encoded by the coding sequence ATGTCAGGCAATAACAAGAACATGCCCAAGGACGTCCTGAACGTCGTGAAGAAGAAGACCGGCAAGAACGTTTCCGAGAAGGATATCTATAAACTGGCCAGCGGCGTGAAGCCGACGACGGTGCAGAGCGATGCCCAGCTCAAGCAGCTGATCAAGCAGGTGGCCGGTCTGGTGAACGTTCCAGTATCGGAGCAGACGATGAACGAGCTGATTCAGGCGATCAAGACGAGCAAGATGAATACGAACAACATGGAACAGCTCATGAAGATGATCATGAAGAAGTAA